The Pungitius pungitius chromosome 4, fPunPun2.1, whole genome shotgun sequence nucleotide sequence CCACCATGTGCCCaaagtttaatgtttttttagctCTCTTAACACCGAAACCCGTTTCAAGtgaatgaaaatattttgtgcagttttttttacaatattctGGGGAAATCAAAAGTCAAAGCACATGATTCACAATCAGGCTGCATATTTTCAAGTTCGCTCCATGTGCTGGCAACGCTGTGGGTTGGGTCAATGTGTCATGTACACTACTTTACAGGCCTGTTGAGCAACAGCAACAATTACCAACAATTATTAACATGTGTTACTACAATTACAAACCAAATTCATGTGAgaaaaaagttgcattttttttgtttcaaaattGTCTTTTACGCCCACCAATCAGATGAGAAAGAGTTTGACGTGTTTCTCTCGTGTGTGTGGAGCCCGCCCTCGACAGAGGTGGGGGGAGTTTGGACCCTTTCCTCCCAGAGAGGACCTAACAGGGATGAGGAAGGTAGGCACATGTTTAGTGCATGATATCTGGATTTTATTGTCATGTAACCAAACTGTGTTACGATAAAGCAATGATTTCATCTGCAGCATGTTTAGCTGGCGTGGACCCGCTGATCACGAGGGAGGGTGTGTCCACCCTGGGGCCGCTGGAAGTGATGCTGCCCCAGGTGTTAGAGGACCAGTGGGGGTATCGCCTCTGTCTACTGGAGAGGGATGTCGCCCCTGGAGGAGGTCAGAAGATcaactttgtgtttgtgtgtgtggaccgcAAATGTTCCTGATGGTTTCCATTTTGTATTACAGCATTTACAAATGATGTGGTCCTTGCAATACAGAGAAGCCGAATGCTTATCTGTCTCCTGTCGGCCGACTACCTCTCCAACAGCAATGCGGTGTTTGTGCTGGAATCGGGAATCCAGGTAGGAATTACATTTCCTCAAAGGAGAATGAATGAGTGGACTTGTAGCTTCTGGGGGATTCTGCAGGGTTCACACATAATTAAAAGGAATGTAACAAAAAAAGTAAGAccaaaaaatgttatttaatgcCGGTTCTGTGTCCATACTAACCAAAGTATGAAAGTGTAATGCAAGTAAAAATCTCATTTGTTGGTACTTTCCAGCAGTAAATTAAATTGCTTGATTGCAACCAAAACCCATACAAGGGGATACGATCAATGCATGGAGTCATGTACGAAATATAACCTTTCACGAGAAGATTTGGCTAAAATTGATACATTTATTCTCCATTATGAGAGAATGAACTTGTCTTCTGGGTTCAGTTCACATTTAGCtcaaatcctgactggaaatttAAAGTAGCAGCATTGCTTtccttttattgattttctcaAACTGAAAAAAGCATTGAGTGGATCTATGTATATTGTGTTGAGTGGTTGAGTTTATCTTTGACATAATGTGTATAATTGTATACGTTATTTTTGCTGAAAACACAAATTATTATCACTGATATGGTCCATTCATAACTTCAGGCTTTGCTGCAGAACTCTAGCCTGAAACTCCTGCCGATATGGACCGGCAAAGCTTCAGCATCCCTCGCGCAGCCGGACACCCCACTGCCCACGCTGGTCCAGAGGGCCTTGAAGGTGCTACCGAGTCTGGATTGCACCTCGGGCCAACCTTCCACCAGCTGTTTCTGGAGGTCTTTGAGGAAGAATATGCCTGATCAGAGAGCAAAGCTGGATTCACTCATGCCAAACCAGAAGGTTTCACTCTAACATGATGGACGTGGCTGCGTTCTGCACACACTGAAGCAATTTGTCGCCGGGTGGAGAGATGAATGAAGACACATGTCACGGTGATTTACATGGTGAtgcaacattttcaaatgtcGGGAGAAGAGAAATGAGTCACCCTTCATCCCATGCTCAGGGCCCTATGTGGTCTGGTCTTTATTTCCATCTCAACCAAAACAACTTTCAGTTAAacagtgcaaatacatcaatgaTCAACTCTAcaagcattaaaaacaaaaatatttgctAAAGGATGTCTACAAATACCTTGATAAATCCCTCTCCAAAAGGGTGGATGctattaagggggggggggggggcttaaaacGTGGGTGTATGTGTAAGGTTACATAGAGAAAGTGTATGCTATGGAACTTTGTTATTGAATTTCATGCAGACATGTCAACAATAAATATTTGACACAATCATTCAACACTGATGTATAAATGCGCAATGGAGGGTTGTTTGATGAAACAAGACCCAGGTTCCTTTGTGAAAGCACAACAGTCAGATAACCCACCAAGGAGATTATATTTTAGATTACGGGAATTTACAAGTCAGGCACAAGAGAAGAAACAACATGTATTGGAACTGGCATTATATTTCAAATGCTTTGGTTTTCTGATGTTAAAGTGGCAATGAAGACTTTTTATTGCCTAATTATTGCTGAGCTACATTGTAACCCAACAATACAGACACCTAACCCCAAAACCAAAACATAAGAGTTGTTTTACCCGTACTGCTTTTCAATCTATTTTGTTTAAGCGCAGGTTGCCAAGTGGAGAGGATATCAGCCGTAGAGAGGTCTGCCAGCTTAGAAATAACTATATGGTACCCATAAGtggcaaaaatatatatgtgagtttaaaaaaaaaaacaacgctttgACCACCAAAAGGTTGTGCCGTAGAGTCATGTTACATTAGAAAGCAGACAGACAATTCTACAGGAACTTTCTCCAAAACTAGGTACGTCAAAACAACCTAGATTGATTATTAGCACTACATGTGAGAGGAAGAATATATACCAATTTGTATTTTGGAGTGAACCGTCCCTTAAATATGTTGCCAGCACCCTTGTAACAGCATGACTCCACACAGTTGCTGACTAAAAAACATTAGCAGTCTTTTCATGGTAAACATCAAACAAATTACACTCTGTAAAGCAAACTTAGAGTATTGAACAAGCCAATCCAGAGATACCGGCACAAAGCTCACACTAAACAAACTGCCCATGGGGGCACAGCTGGTGAAAATAAAAGGGCTGCACATTAATGTTGAGAAACtaactgaaacacaaaacaatcaaTCAACAATCGGTACGCTGAGTCTAAGACATTAGCGTGCGATAACACAATgcttaaaatgtacatttaaaaatgaaacagtTCTATGTACGTTTTTATACAAATATTTGATGAGCGACACTTGCTGAGGACCACGCCCAACTGGCTGCAGAAGGGAACAAGCATGTCACAAAAGGGAATAAGGActgcagatttatttttccctttccaGCTGAAAACCACCGTATAATTCTACACAGTTTAAACAATAGTTGGGATATTCTCTTTGTCCCATTTCTCTAGCCCCCCAGTATGCCCCTCTCATCTAAGAGGGTTGGCACACTAGTACTTCGCCCCTCAGCTAGCATCAGCCAGTAGTGGTTAGAAACGTAAACTTAAGTTCAGTCACTAATTATAGAAAGCTAAAAGTATTTCTCATTACATGTCCACATTGCTGAGAAGTTGTCAAAACAGGGTACAGTGAAGAATCAATTGAGCCTTCGTAAATGTCTGAGACATGGTTTAAACCATATTTAATCCTCCATTGGTCAATACTGTGGTACTCATTTACAGCTTGTCGGATTGGgacttcatcttcctctcccaAAGTTTTTGATGATCAGAGAAACCCTGCTTGCCCTTGTTAAAGGAATTAGGTCCCGCAGATGTTGGtgtctctctaaaaaaaaaacaataaaataacaatgtcACACATAGCTTAATATGGAATGTAGCATTcactcaaaaacattcaaaggcTTAATGTTTTGATAAAAGCAGGAAACAATTGTGGAGTACACCATTTATCTTTGTGGTTATACCTGCCAATgttcttcatcctcatctttgCTTCTGGGGGCATCTCCTCAGGTTCACTCTGCATGGAATGAGAGAGCTTTAGTAAGTCTTTACAGGATATCTACTttgaaatggtgtgtgtgtgtgtgtgtgtgtgctcttacaTCGTCTTCGTCTTCATTAAAAACAGACGCCAGCCCAGATTTCTTTGGAGGAACTGACGGTGCAGGTTCTTTGGGTTTCTAGAACAGCAGGATAAGCAAACTTCTTCAcaatatgcaaaataaaaatatattaaatgtgAGGTTTTGCATCCATTCTTCACTTAATGGATAAAATAAATCCATTTTATCAATGGACTGATGAATGGATAGTGGTTGCAACGACAGCGACCGTCCAACAGTGTTTCTGACAGTCCCCTCTGCAATGGTGCACACTCACTGTTGCTCCAAGTTTGATGGATATGGGGATGGACTTCTTCCCGATCTGACTGCTCATGCTAAAGCCTATCTTGGAGACTTTGCTGGGTGCCGGAGGGTCCTCTGAGGACTCGTCCTCATCTTCAGGTGTGAGATGCTCGGATGTGCGTTTGACGGCGGTCCCTTCTCCTCCCACAGTGCTACAAGAGACAGGCTTAGTTTTCactctgcccccctcctcctgcggcCCTGCTTGAGGCAAGACAACTCAACAAGGTGAACAACAGTTTCCTGTCAacttgataataataaaaactatCACCTTTACCTCTGGGGCTAATTTTACATATGTCTCCACTAACTAACTGCTGGTAACTTTAGTTCATATTATCGGTTAACGGGTCTGTGTGTGGAGAAACTATGTGCAATGGTATGCTTAGTTGATTAGGCTCCTCCAACGTAGATTAGGGTCGGAGAGCAGATACCGTTGACACGCATTTGGTGTCATTAACATGTGCTAACTTGGATTGGCTGCTTGCACACTAGCTAACTTATGCTAATGCCATGTTTTCAAAGTAACATGGGATTCTTCTGCTAAAAGTCAGTGTTTGCTTTAGACACTGTTAAATGTAAGGTAACTATAACGCAGTAGTTACTGCTCATCGCTTTTACACAGCCAAATGGACAACGTAAATACAAACCACACTATTACTCCgcgttagcattagctagcCAATGGTACATAGCTAACATTAAGTTAGCTAAACGTCAGTGCAGTTGTACGAACGTTTTCTCTTAATAACATTAGCTAGAGACCTTTTCAAGGATAGGCAGCGATTTGAGCTGACGCTTAATACTCAATACATtgctcaaccacattttgacgtTAAAACAGCACAAATATCACCTCCGTCTTCGGTGCCACCTCTTCTGTTGTGCTTGTAATCCGCCATCATTTCTTATGTGAAAATTCCAGCTTGTGCCACTAAACTCCACAAGCGCTGTCtgacttcttctccttcttcttcttctgttgtgtGGTTCTCAGCGGCACCTTGCATCCGTGTTGTTGCACATGTTGTTGCATTACTGCCATCTTCCGGTTTTATCATATTTGACCTACTTTCCCAATCAATCCCATTGCTCAGAAGAAGCATATTCCTTCCCGATTACTAACGTTAGATCAATTAGCTTTATTCAATTTGTAGTGAAACACGGAGAgttaaaaatttttttttttacggtaatgATGAAGAACGTCCAGTACAACTCGATATTTACGGACATCCTTTTTGAGGATGCCCAGCTTGCACGTTTATGTCAAATTAAGTTATGCATTTTCTGTGGGGGGGCAATACTGAACACGTCGTATGGATCAAACTCTAGACTTGTtcgttgattttctttttgtatctaAAAGTGTTGAATTATATCCGTGGTCTCCACTCCGAAACCACGGAGGCGGTAACGCGCCAAACGCACGTGTTTGCCAGCCTCCTTAACACGccaagaagaagagcaggaggaggaagatggagaaaaatgaCAGTAAGCTAATTTGGTAAACAGACAGCTAGCTGGTAAGAATAAAGACGCAACGCCACCATTTACAGCATAGCTTTCATATGTTGGGCTTTTTGTTTGTGAGATTACCAATGAAAAAGACGAAGCGTTTGGGGCTCACGTTAAAAATGGACGTTTATGTGGCATTTTGGCAGTTGTAGCAGCTAACGTTAAGCTTATGTTTGATGTCGCTCAGGTGCTAAGCTAGCTGTTCAAGCTAACGTTTGTTGACAGTTTGTAATCTTTCGTACCATATGTTTCTCGACAGTCGAccaataataattaatattttagCCAACGTTAAGTAGCTTAGCTGAGTAgcactttgttattttctttatttctctctctgtctcctcatataacttttatttatttgtcctcCACCATTTGTTCTGTATTTCTCTCAGGCCCTTAAAAGCTTGGCGTTAAACAATGTCAGGATGGGGCAGACCCTGTGCATATGCTCCCGGGGCTCAATGaccattgaaaacaaaaaatattactTTGTCCAGAAACTAGACGAAGGGTAAGacaatattttaacgttgaagaTTTGAGCAACACTTGACTCCACCTTAACATTTCATTgtgattactttttttattttatcacatGTCAAACATGATCATTGGTACAGCTGGATGGCATTTTCAAAaggtacatgtgtgtgtgtatatatatatatttatatttatgtatatatatatatacacaccataCATTTGTcaatacactttttttaaaacacatcaatagGCCTCACAGTTGCGCACATCTTCATCTCAATGGCCAACAggcacttattttattttaaataaattccaCATCTACCTCGTTACAGCTAATGCTATTAATCCAAGTCCACAAATGCACTACTTATTCATCTTTGAGGCACATAAGTAATACATGTAGTCCATAAATATTATAAGAAATCATTTATCCTTTAAAATGATATAACTGTAATCTATTGAATCAtatctctctgtgtcctctcttCAGAGGGTTCAGTTATGTTGATCTGGTGGAGGGGGCAAAGGATGGGCGCTTTTATGCCTTGAAGAGGATCCTGTGCCATGACCGTGAAGGACATCAGGAGGCTCAGACAGAAGTGGAGATGCATCAGATTTTTAATCACCCCAATGTTTTGAGTCTGGTTGCGCACACCTTTGCTGATCGTGGAGGCAAGACTGAAGCCTGGTTACTTCTGCCTTATATCAGGGtaagttggtgcagcagttagTATGACCAAAATAACCTTGATGAAAAACGATCTGATTTTGatacaatgtgtttgtgtaaacaGAAAGGCAGTCTATGGTCTGTTCTGGAGAAGCTCAGAGACAAGGGGAACTCGATGCCTGAAAAACAGATTTTGCAAATCCTGCGCGGCATCTGCTCTGGACTTAAGGCCATTCATGAAAAAGGCTACGCACACAGGTATACTATCTTCACATTTCCCAGCGTAAAGACTATTTGAAGACATCTTTCAGgcacatttgtaaataaatagtgCATTTGTGGACTGGCTTGTCCTGGAGTCATTTCTGATCATGGTATACATGCTGCACTGtgttttaaaaaccaaaaagagATTCAAACGATGCATACACCCCAATTAATAGCCCAAGCATCTCTACGGGCTTTAAATTTATCCAACAAGATTTTTTTTGCCACAGAATCCTTTACATAGCGAGCCATAGTTGTGAAAAAAGCCtccaataaatatatatatatatatatatatatatatatatatatatatatatatgaacgaCTTCGGTTTATTAGATTACCCCATCCTTTAACGTTCATGGTATTGATTACTCACAAAATTTCCACTGATTTGTTCCTTAAATTAACAAAGTTACAGCCATTTAAATGCTGTGCATCTGCTGTAATTTGACAGAGACCTGAAGCCCACAAATGTGCTTCTGGATGAGGATGACCGGCCGCTTCTGATGGACTTGGGCTCTATGAACCGTGCGAGGATTGAGGTAAGTCTATTAGGACTTAGTTCATAGATTTGACTGATCACTGGAGAAGCATTGATGCTATTTGTCGGAACCCATTAGTTTAATTTCAGTTTGAGGATCACTTTGTTCTTCATGCAGCAAAACCTCTGTGAGGTTGGATTGGTTAAAGAACAGGGGGCAACACTTTGACTATTTTGTTCTGTGATATTAAAAAGTAATCTTTAACGTTGATGTTAAATCAATGCTTTTACTGTGGTGAGacgtttaaaataaaacgttCTTACATTCACAACCAAGGTATGAAAGCGAGCTAAGAAAAATAGGGTCAAGTGGGTAATTTCAAACTAATTCAATTTAGTGACGACTTATCCTGTTGCAGCTAATGTCGATGCTTTATTATCTTTGAAGGAGAGAACCAATTTTTACCTCatataaaaaacataatttattatAAATTTCTCAGAATACAGTTTTCCGCCTGGAGGACACTTTGTAATGCTTCCATATACATTGCTCTGGCTCACTTTCACGCATTTGAGCGCAGAGAGAAACTTGTACGTTTGTCATGATCTTTTTACAAGTTAAATTGATCGTATTTGTGCTGGCAATtgagctgctttttgttttca carries:
- the LOC119226928 gene encoding PEST proteolytic signal-containing nuclear protein isoform X1, yielding MMADYKHNRRGGTEDGAGPQEEGGRVKTKPVSCSTVGGEGTAVKRTSEHLTPEDEDESSEDPPAPSKVSKIGFSMSSQIGKKSIPISIKLGATKPKEPAPSVPPKKSGLASVFNEDEDDSEPEEMPPEAKMRMKNIGRETPTSAGPNSFNKGKQGFSDHQKLWERKMKSQSDKL
- the LOC119226928 gene encoding PEST proteolytic signal-containing nuclear protein isoform X2, whose translation is MMADYKHNRRGGTEDGGPQEEGGRVKTKPVSCSTVGGEGTAVKRTSEHLTPEDEDESSEDPPAPSKVSKIGFSMSSQIGKKSIPISIKLGATKPKEPAPSVPPKKSGLASVFNEDEDDSEPEEMPPEAKMRMKNIGRETPTSAGPNSFNKGKQGFSDHQKLWERKMKSQSDKL
- the stk16 gene encoding serine/threonine-protein kinase 16 isoform X1 is translated as MTALKSLALNNVRMGQTLCICSRGSMTIENKKYYFVQKLDEGGFSYVDLVEGAKDGRFYALKRILCHDREGHQEAQTEVEMHQIFNHPNVLSLVAHTFADRGGKTEAWLLLPYIRKGSLWSVLEKLRDKGNSMPEKQILQILRGICSGLKAIHEKGYAHRDLKPTNVLLDEDDRPLLMDLGSMNRARIEVRGTREAMTIQDWAAQRCTISYRAPELFNVESHCIIDERTDIWSLGCVLYCMMMLEGPYDMVFQRGDSVALAVQNPVTIPQSCSYSQGLQMLLSSIMVSNPQERPNINWVLDQVQDLQSRSPNTQTNMV
- the stk16 gene encoding serine/threonine-protein kinase 16 isoform X2, coding for MGQTLCICSRGSMTIENKKYYFVQKLDEGGFSYVDLVEGAKDGRFYALKRILCHDREGHQEAQTEVEMHQIFNHPNVLSLVAHTFADRGGKTEAWLLLPYIRKGSLWSVLEKLRDKGNSMPEKQILQILRGICSGLKAIHEKGYAHRDLKPTNVLLDEDDRPLLMDLGSMNRARIEVRGTREAMTIQDWAAQRCTISYRAPELFNVESHCIIDERTDIWSLGCVLYCMMMLEGPYDMVFQRGDSVALAVQNPVTIPQSCSYSQGLQMLLSSIMVSNPQERPNINWVLDQVQDLQSRSPNTQTNMV